One window of Desulforegulaceae bacterium genomic DNA carries:
- a CDS encoding Smr/MutS family protein, whose amino-acid sequence MKKNILKLIRKKLPFHKKEQIISKGMKPYENKKNLLKTSIPIISDKEFKEFIQESENLILDKNSEKTKDYGPKKEKHFRPKKIQKQKTIQTNKNQIPIIDNEKNLEEAFKNPKFQQTGKKKVKPTPVKPKIKKKKTITSSLKNKHGIKIIRKASDLNDFFISTKEKKLIKHPADNERAFLNAKKQGAPQSKPISLEKRLSRYPLPELTLDLHGFTFIQAKLKLENFILSSFKEGYFTLKIITGKGKHSEFGAVIPQLTEDLVKEMINEKKVLAYKWENISMKASGSMVVYLNRFDN is encoded by the coding sequence ATGAAAAAAAATATACTTAAATTAATAAGAAAAAAACTTCCCTTTCACAAAAAAGAACAAATTATTTCTAAAGGAATGAAACCTTACGAAAACAAAAAAAACCTACTAAAAACATCAATTCCTATCATTTCAGACAAAGAATTTAAAGAATTTATTCAAGAATCTGAAAATTTAATTTTAGATAAAAATTCTGAAAAAACTAAGGATTATGGACCAAAAAAAGAAAAACACTTTAGACCTAAAAAAATTCAAAAACAAAAAACTATCCAGACAAATAAAAATCAAATTCCTATTATTGATAACGAAAAAAACCTGGAAGAAGCTTTCAAAAACCCTAAATTTCAACAAACAGGTAAAAAGAAAGTCAAGCCAACTCCTGTAAAGCCTAAGATCAAAAAGAAAAAAACAATTACCTCAAGTTTAAAAAACAAACACGGTATTAAGATTATAAGAAAAGCATCTGACTTAAATGACTTTTTTATTTCAACTAAAGAAAAAAAATTAATAAAACACCCAGCAGACAATGAGAGGGCTTTTTTAAATGCAAAAAAACAAGGAGCACCTCAATCAAAACCTATCTCACTGGAGAAAAGGCTTTCAAGATATCCCCTACCCGAACTGACCCTTGATCTTCATGGGTTTACTTTTATCCAAGCAAAACTCAAGCTTGAAAACTTTATTCTATCCTCATTTAAGGAAGGCTATTTCACATTAAAAATTATAACAGGTAAAGGTAAACATTCTGAATTTGGTGCGGTTATCCCACAATTAACAGAAGATTTGGTAAAAGAAATGATTAATGAAAAAAAAGTGCTGGCTTACAAATGGGAGAATATTTCCATGAAGGCAAGCGGAAGTATGGTTGTTTACCTCAACAGGTTTGATAATTAA
- a CDS encoding IS66 family insertion sequence element accessory protein TnpB translates to MKPKSNRSNADLKNFWKTHISKWEISGLTQAEYCRINNLKNTRFTYWKLKFKKENLPLSVVEISQASINKVFNINKNSIITLHSKSGFHLNIPDDFSSDTLKQILLVLKEV, encoded by the coding sequence ATGAAACCAAAATCAAATCGCTCAAATGCAGATTTAAAAAACTTTTGGAAGACCCATATATCAAAATGGGAGATATCCGGTCTGACTCAGGCAGAGTATTGCAGAATAAACAATCTTAAAAATACCAGATTTACTTACTGGAAATTAAAATTTAAAAAAGAAAATCTTCCGCTCTCTGTTGTAGAAATAAGCCAGGCTTCAATAAATAAGGTTTTTAATATTAATAAAAACTCAATCATAACTTTGCATTCAAAATCAGGTTTTCACCTGAATATTCCTGATGATTTTTCCAGCGATACTTTAAAACAAATTCTTTTGGTTTTAAAGGAGGTATAA
- a CDS encoding DNA translocase FtsK, which translates to MQSNNLSDDNRIIEISLAGSKYKFKAEDKVKNPKQVEGMILKEINRAFNNMPKSHLTSNAMPALILAGLSISKKYIEAKIKYENLIDSVTEKLDSLESLADTTIEKIVFKDKKEPLIRQSHRKDKEEPISQKQNEDLKNNENNSLVLKNDSPIKETFQSTHIKEKEISEKEGWKIDKKAQKPSVLKSKNSYTARPVADFLIPPSRETEDIDTKFLKDQARKLEKKLEDFSIKGEVKEIAPGPVITTFEYKPAPGIKISKIVNLENDIALALSALSVRIVAPIPGKNVIGIEVPNKKREIVRIREIIESEVFETTKGGLPLCLGKDIDGNPFVSDLSKMPHLLIAGATGTGKSVCLNSMITSLLYKCSPEEVKLLMIDPKRIELSLYNDIPHLITPVVTDMKKATNALNWAVNEMEQRYDLLSMEKVRNIAQYNAVSEEKLPYIVIIIDELADLMMVSSRDVETALARLAQMARASGIHLILATQRPSVDVLTGVIKANFPTRISFQVSSKTDSRTILDTNGAEALLGNGDMIFLPPGTSRIRRLHGAYISEKEVTNVIDFLKSQMEPEYIDDVTENFETENESYPDDDYDPLYDRAVQFVTSTRQSSISAVQRHLRIGFNRAARIIEYMERDNIVGPAQGSKPREILAGNFDSI; encoded by the coding sequence AAGCTTAGCTGGTTCAAAATATAAATTTAAAGCAGAAGACAAGGTGAAAAACCCAAAGCAGGTTGAGGGTATGATTTTAAAAGAAATCAATCGTGCTTTTAATAACATGCCAAAAAGTCACCTCACATCAAATGCCATGCCTGCTCTCATACTTGCAGGCTTAAGTATTTCAAAAAAATATATAGAAGCTAAAATAAAATATGAAAACCTTATTGATTCTGTAACAGAAAAACTTGATTCACTAGAAAGTTTGGCTGATACCACCATAGAAAAAATAGTGTTTAAAGATAAAAAAGAGCCTCTTATAAGACAAAGCCATAGAAAGGACAAAGAAGAACCTATCAGCCAAAAGCAAAATGAAGATTTAAAAAATAACGAAAACAACTCTCTGGTTTTAAAAAATGATTCACCAATAAAAGAAACTTTTCAAAGTACCCATATAAAAGAAAAAGAAATCAGTGAAAAAGAAGGTTGGAAAATAGACAAGAAAGCTCAAAAGCCCAGTGTCTTAAAATCGAAAAACTCGTATACAGCAAGACCAGTTGCTGATTTTTTGATTCCTCCCTCAAGAGAAACTGAAGATATTGATACAAAATTTCTCAAGGATCAGGCAAGAAAGCTAGAAAAAAAACTTGAGGACTTTTCCATTAAAGGGGAAGTAAAAGAAATTGCTCCGGGCCCTGTAATAACAACTTTTGAATACAAACCTGCTCCAGGGATAAAAATAAGCAAAATTGTTAATCTAGAAAATGATATTGCCCTTGCATTAAGTGCTTTAAGTGTAAGAATAGTAGCACCTATCCCCGGAAAAAATGTCATTGGAATTGAAGTTCCAAATAAAAAAAGAGAAATAGTAAGAATAAGAGAAATTATTGAGTCTGAAGTTTTTGAAACAACCAAGGGTGGACTGCCTTTATGCTTAGGAAAGGATATAGATGGAAATCCTTTTGTTTCAGATCTTTCGAAAATGCCCCATTTACTTATAGCCGGAGCTACAGGAACCGGTAAAAGTGTCTGTCTAAACTCAATGATAACAAGCCTTTTGTACAAATGTTCACCTGAGGAAGTTAAGCTTTTAATGATTGATCCAAAAAGAATTGAACTTTCACTCTATAATGACATTCCACATCTTATCACCCCAGTTGTAACTGATATGAAAAAAGCCACAAATGCACTTAACTGGGCAGTAAACGAAATGGAGCAAAGATACGATCTCCTTTCAATGGAAAAAGTAAGAAACATAGCTCAATATAATGCTGTTTCTGAAGAAAAGCTCCCTTATATTGTAATAATAATTGATGAACTTGCAGATCTGATGATGGTGTCTTCAAGAGATGTTGAAACTGCACTTGCAAGACTTGCCCAGATGGCAAGGGCTTCTGGAATTCATCTTATCCTTGCAACACAAAGACCCTCTGTTGATGTACTTACAGGGGTAATAAAAGCAAACTTTCCCACAAGAATATCATTTCAGGTTTCTTCAAAAACAGATTCAAGAACAATCCTTGACACAAACGGAGCTGAAGCCCTTCTTGGAAATGGTGATATGATTTTTCTTCCTCCGGGAACTTCAAGAATCAGAAGGCTCCACGGAGCATATATTTCTGAAAAAGAAGTTACAAATGTTATTGATTTTCTTAAAAGCCAAATGGAACCTGAATATATTGATGATGTGACCGAAAACTTTGAAACTGAAAATGAATCATACCCAGATGATGATTACGACCCCCTTTATGACCGGGCTGTTCAATTTGTTACAAGCACAAGGCAATCTTCAATCTCAGCTGTTCAAAGGCATTTAAGGATTGGCTTTAACAGAGCTGCCAGAATAATTGAATATATGGAAAGAGATAATATTGTAGGCCCTGCCCAGGGATCCAAACCAAGAGAAATACTAGCAGGAAACTTTGACAGCATTTGA
- a CDS encoding IS66 family transposase, with the protein MTATDKKHIETADRTEELIKSFLLKEEKYLSEIDLLKEQIKLLKAALFGKKSEKKPVENDRQLTFFDSIKVLPENILSDDEEIEIKPHTRKKRGRKPIPDNLPRVEVIHDIDEKDKKCECGCMKSCIGREESEQLDIIPAKIRVIKNVRLKYACKACEGVESNGPTVITAQMPEQIIQKCIGTPGLIAHVLIAKFVDALPFYRQEKQFSRIGVKIPRATMCNWAQKIADSFDLLLEIMRKEILSGPLINIDETTVQVIKEPGRSSQTKSYMWVFQGGPPEKTCIIFEYHPTRSGDAASKFVKNYKGVVQTDGYAGYNFLDKLEHIIHAGCFAHSRRKFCEVIKAAGKSKGGIKKKGYADQAINYIRKLYKIEKEAKLENITGDALYKLRQEKTKPVLSEFKEWLDAVSKITPPTGLLGKAVNYTLNQWHRLIAYADTSCASPDNNLAENAVRPFVLGRKNWLFSYTPEGASASAALYNIIETAKANNIEPYWYLRHLLEKLPDALHEEDYKALLPQYINKNVLPDINSIS; encoded by the coding sequence ATGACTGCTACAGATAAAAAACATATAGAAACCGCTGATAGAACAGAAGAATTGATAAAATCTTTTTTGCTTAAAGAAGAGAAATATCTTTCAGAAATTGATCTTTTGAAGGAACAGATAAAACTTCTTAAAGCAGCTCTTTTTGGTAAAAAAAGTGAAAAAAAGCCTGTTGAAAACGACAGGCAGCTCACTTTTTTTGATTCCATAAAAGTTCTGCCTGAAAATATATTATCAGATGATGAAGAAATAGAAATAAAACCGCACACAAGAAAAAAACGTGGTCGTAAACCCATACCTGATAATTTACCAAGAGTGGAAGTAATCCACGATATAGACGAAAAAGATAAAAAATGTGAATGCGGATGTATGAAAAGCTGTATTGGTCGCGAAGAGTCTGAACAGCTGGATATTATTCCTGCAAAAATAAGAGTCATAAAAAATGTCCGTTTAAAATATGCATGCAAAGCCTGTGAAGGTGTTGAAAGTAATGGCCCCACAGTTATTACAGCACAAATGCCTGAGCAGATTATTCAAAAATGTATTGGAACTCCAGGACTTATTGCACATGTTCTTATAGCAAAGTTTGTAGATGCTCTTCCTTTTTATCGACAGGAAAAACAGTTTTCAAGGATTGGAGTAAAAATCCCCAGAGCAACCATGTGCAATTGGGCCCAAAAAATTGCAGACAGTTTTGATCTCTTGCTGGAGATAATGAGAAAAGAAATTTTATCAGGGCCTTTAATCAATATTGACGAAACTACAGTTCAGGTTATTAAAGAACCTGGAAGGTCAAGTCAGACAAAATCATACATGTGGGTATTTCAAGGAGGTCCTCCTGAAAAAACGTGTATAATTTTTGAATATCATCCTACACGTTCAGGCGATGCTGCATCAAAGTTTGTTAAAAATTATAAAGGCGTTGTGCAAACAGATGGATATGCCGGCTATAATTTTTTAGATAAACTTGAACATATTATACATGCAGGCTGTTTTGCACATTCACGCCGTAAATTTTGTGAAGTAATAAAAGCTGCAGGCAAATCTAAAGGCGGAATTAAAAAAAAAGGCTATGCTGACCAGGCTATAAATTACATACGCAAGCTTTATAAAATTGAAAAAGAAGCAAAGCTGGAAAATATTACGGGTGATGCTCTTTATAAATTAAGACAGGAAAAAACAAAACCTGTTCTGTCAGAATTTAAAGAATGGCTTGATGCTGTTTCCAAAATAACTCCGCCCACCGGACTGCTTGGAAAAGCAGTTAATTATACCTTAAATCAGTGGCACCGCCTTATTGCATATGCAGATACAAGCTGTGCTTCTCCTGACAATAATCTTGCAGAAAATGCTGTCCGTCCATTTGTTTTGGGCCGTAAAAACTGGCTTTTTTCCTATACTCCTGAAGGAGCATCTGCAAGTGCTGCATTATACAACATTATTGAAACTGCAAAAGCAAACAATATTGAGCCCTACTGGTATCTTCGCCATCTGCTGGAAAAACTTCCTGATGCACTTCATGAAGAAGATTATAAAGCTCTTCTTCCTCAATACATTAACAAAAATGTATTACCGGATATAAATTCTATTTCATAA
- a CDS encoding HAMP domain-containing sensor histidine kinase — MSDLNIKKSFINAVLVLFVSVAALGISLFLYIYWFVTVKQGIIGLSEKFNLHNEYIFGPETWSVILILSLLVALIIFGLFVIYIYFQKMFLLYRLQRNFFRGFTHELKTPVTSISLYIDTFSKHELDRSSQLKYLEYMQKDVKRLYSQIQRILNLARLETKIDKLSFDRVNLGDFIKETYNSYRNIKMNLDLKVEEKDINIDIDKGLFQMLLTNIFNNAIKYNDNKPNLKVSFKLKKKKLFVFFSDNGKGLKKRESKKIFRQFYQVDKNEKKQGTGLGLYLSQMIAKRHKGVLSAKSEGLNKGTTIILALKLRN, encoded by the coding sequence ATGTCTGATTTGAATATAAAAAAAAGTTTTATCAATGCTGTTCTTGTTTTGTTTGTTTCAGTTGCAGCTCTTGGAATTTCTCTTTTTCTTTATATTTACTGGTTTGTAACAGTAAAACAAGGAATTATCGGTCTTTCTGAAAAATTTAATCTTCATAATGAATATATTTTCGGGCCGGAAACCTGGAGTGTAATTCTTATTCTTTCGCTTCTGGTTGCTTTGATTATTTTTGGACTTTTTGTGATTTATATTTATTTTCAAAAAATGTTTTTGCTTTACAGGCTCCAGAGAAATTTTTTTAGGGGTTTTACCCATGAGCTTAAAACACCTGTTACTTCAATTTCTCTTTATATAGATACATTCTCAAAGCATGAGCTGGATAGAAGCTCTCAACTTAAATATTTGGAATATATGCAAAAAGATGTAAAAAGGCTTTACTCTCAGATTCAAAGAATTTTAAATCTTGCAAGACTTGAAACTAAAATTGACAAACTGAGCTTTGATAGAGTTAATTTAGGTGATTTTATAAAAGAGACATATAATTCATATAGAAATATAAAAATGAACCTTGATCTTAAAGTTGAAGAAAAAGATATTAATATTGATATAGATAAAGGTCTTTTTCAAATGCTTTTAACCAATATTTTTAATAATGCCATAAAATATAATGATAATAAACCTAATTTAAAAGTAAGTTTTAAATTAAAAAAGAAAAAGTTGTTTGTGTTTTTTTCCGACAATGGAAAAGGTTTAAAAAAAAGGGAAAGTAAAAAAATATTCAGGCAGTTTTATCAAGTAGATAAAAATGAAAAAAAACAAGGAACCGGTCTTGGGCTTTATCTTTCGCAAATGATAGCAAAAAGGCATAAAGGAGTTTTATCCGCCAAAAGTGAAGGGCTGAATAAAGGAACAACAATTATTTTGGCTCTTAAGTTGAGGAATTAA
- the tnpB gene encoding IS66 family insertion sequence element accessory protein TnpB (TnpB, as the term is used for proteins encoded by IS66 family insertion elements, is considered an accessory protein, since TnpC, encoded by a neighboring gene, is a DDE family transposase.): MLELAAVLRVYLVLGATDMRKSINGLSLLVSEYFNLDPFSGHMFVFSNKKRNIVKILYWDTNGFCLWHKRLEKDFFKWPSSKEEVISVGKKELIWLIQGLNIHQTDAHKKLKYKAVF, from the coding sequence ATGCTTGAACTTGCAGCAGTTTTAAGAGTGTACCTGGTTCTTGGGGCAACAGATATGAGAAAATCAATAAATGGCTTAAGTCTTCTGGTGTCAGAGTATTTTAATCTTGACCCGTTTTCAGGGCATATGTTTGTGTTTTCCAATAAAAAGAGAAATATAGTTAAAATTTTATACTGGGATACAAACGGTTTTTGTCTTTGGCATAAAAGACTTGAAAAAGATTTTTTTAAATGGCCGTCTTCAAAAGAAGAAGTAATTTCAGTAGGAAAAAAAGAACTTATCTGGCTTATTCAAGGTTTAAATATTCATCAGACAGATGCCCATAAAAAATTAAAATATAAGGCTGTTTTTTAA
- a CDS encoding response regulator transcription factor: MKKILVIEDEVHIADGIKLNLELSGYQCFIADTGYQGLKIFEVEKPDLVILDLMLPDIDGMEILKFFRIKNRIMPVLILSARGEVEDRKIGLSFGCDDYMSKPFDLEELELRVKRLLFRYENTKNEQKNFQFGKNIIDFKMRQAVTKNEKISLTEQEISILKYLIDNSGKPVTREEILINALGYEVDVQSRTIDNFIVRFRKYFEKNPKKPSFFKSIRSVGYMFDPEEKN, from the coding sequence ATGAAAAAAATCTTGGTAATTGAAGATGAGGTTCATATTGCAGATGGAATAAAACTTAATCTTGAGCTTTCAGGTTATCAATGTTTTATTGCAGATACAGGTTACCAAGGGTTGAAAATTTTTGAAGTGGAAAAACCTGATCTTGTTATTCTTGATTTGATGCTTCCAGATATTGATGGAATGGAAATTCTAAAATTTTTTAGGATTAAAAACAGGATTATGCCTGTGCTGATTTTATCTGCAAGGGGAGAAGTCGAAGACAGAAAGATCGGATTAAGTTTCGGCTGCGATGATTATATGTCAAAGCCTTTTGACCTTGAAGAACTTGAATTGAGAGTAAAAAGACTTTTATTTAGATACGAGAACACAAAGAATGAACAAAAGAACTTTCAGTTTGGAAAAAACATTATTGATTTTAAAATGAGGCAGGCTGTTACTAAAAACGAGAAAATTTCACTTACTGAACAGGAAATCAGCATTTTAAAATATCTTATTGATAACTCAGGTAAACCTGTAACAAGGGAGGAGATACTTATAAATGCCCTTGGCTATGAGGTTGATGTACAAAGCCGTACAATTGATAATTTTATAGTAAGATTTAGAAAATATTTTGAAAAAAACCCAAAAAAGCCAAGTTTTTTTAAAAGTATAAGGTCTGTTGGATATATGTTTGATCCAGAAGAAAAGAATTAA